The genome window CCAGGTCCTTTTGCGCGGCATGCACTTCCCGCTGCGATTCGAGCATTTGCTGGTTCAGTTCAAGCCGCAAGGCTTTGAGCCGGAACAGCTCCTGCTTGCCCAGATTTCCCTGCGCATATTGTCTTTCAAATGACGCCAGCAGCTGATCCAGTGCACTTAACTGACCATTCAGGACGGATAAGTAGGATTGTTGGAATGAAAGCTCGTAAAAGTTTTTGCGCAGCTGCGTTCGCAGTTCCCGCAGCAGCTCGCTGAAATATTCGATTGAAATGTCACGCGAAACGGTTTCTAATGCGATGCGTTTTCTACGTTTTCCACCCGTTTCGATAAGCTGGCTGAGCTCGGCAGTGAACTCGCGATTTTTGCCAAAATTCCCGATCAGCGGCGGGATCGTCTCACCTGACGAAAGCTGGTTCTGCGTCGCCCAAAGATTAACTTCATCCAGACTGAATTCGGGATTAGGCCAGAGTTTCGCCTGGATGATCTGCGCCTCGGCTTGCTGAATGCTAAGCTTTTGCGCAACCAAATCCAGGTTATTGTTCAGAAACAAGGCTTCTGCCTGCTTTTGCGAAACGCGCAATGTGTCCTCGGCAGCATAGGACGCTTTCGGAAAAATAATGGTTATAAAAAGGAGGATTACTAATGCAATGTGTGCCTTCACTACGAACGGGTTTGTTAAAAGCACAAAATTACCCGCGCAACATTAGACGCTTCTTTGAGCAACATTAAACCTGCATGAGGCCAACATTAAATCTAAATGAGAAAATTTCTTAGAAAAGCAGACTGATAACCGTTCCCTCCTCTCGCTCCGACCGGATATCCATATCAATGTGATGAATGTCCAGAATTTTCTTCGAGATGGCCATTCCAAGCCCGCTACCACTGGTTTTACTCACATTCTGACCCCGGAAAAATGGCTCGGCAATGTGCAAAAGGTCCTCCTTACTGATCCCTATGCCCCTATCCCGGATTTGCAAATGCAGCTTTGCCTTTCTTTCACTGACAGTTATCTCAACCGGCTTGCCATCCGAAAACTTGGCAGCATTTTCAATCAGGTTATACAAAGCAATGTAAAGCTGCGTGTGGACACAGTTAAAAAGGAGCAATTCTTGCTTGTCCTCGGAAAGGTTCCATTGCAGATTAATCCTGGTGGATGGATATTCCTTCGCAAGCTGGTCGAGGACTTCCCATAGGATCTCGTCCATACGTTCCCGGCTGTTTTTCATCGGTCCGGATTGTTCCAAACCAGCGAGTACGAGCAGATTTTGAAGGATTTTTTCGAGCCGTTCGGCATCTTTCAGCACTTGCTGGTTCACGTCTTTATACTCCATAATTTTTCTGTCCTTATGCAAAAGCACTTCCAGGTTCCCGACAATGGAAGCGAGCGGACTTTTCAATTCATGGGAGGCATGGCTGATGAAATTCTTCTGAATCTGCACACTTTGGTAAACCTTTTCGAGCATGGAATTGAATTCCTTGAAAAGATCTTCGAGCTCATCTTTTGTATCGGGATAGGTAAGCTGATGCCGTTTTCCGGTCATATCAATCGTTTTGACCTGTCCTATAATGTGCCGAACAGGCTCATATGCCAGCCTCGAAAGCGTATAACTCACTGCAACGATCACCACCAGACCAATCACTAATGCAATCCCGAGAATGTTAATCAGTTCCCATTCCTGCGCCTGCAATGTGGGATTATGGGCCTTGATAATGATGCTGAATGAACCCTGATTATCCCTGTAGTAAATGGCATAGTAAAAAGCATCGCCCACTTTGAAGTTGTAGCGGCTGTTGGATCGGATCGTTTTGAGGATTTTAATCGTAATGTTGGTGTCGGGATCGGCTTTGCCGTAATGGATCTTGCCGGTCTTGTCGTACAGACGGATCTCCTGATTGGCGCTTGCATTCAGGAATTTTTCTTCAATCCGCTGATATTCCCGCGTGCTTAATTCGTCTTCTTCAAGGTAAAATGAAGCCGTCAGATTCGCGGTCCGCGCGAGTTCAGCGAAGAAAATATTCTCTGCTGATTTTTTAAAACTAATATAAATGAGCGCTGAGGCAACCGTGAAAACGAGCCCGAAGACGAGTGAGGAATTGAGGGTAAGCTTGTGCTGTATTTTCATTAATGGCAGGAAATCATGTAGCCGCGGCCTTTCACGGTCTTAATGAGCTTTTCAGGAAACGGATTATCGATTTTGGTCCGCAAATAGGAAATGTAAACATCCACAACATTTGTGAATGTGTCTGTATTCGTATTCCAACAAACATTCAATATCTGCGTGCGCGTCACAATGCGGTTTTTGTTTTCAAGCAAAAAAACGAGCAGCTTAAATTCCTTCGCCGAAAGCACGATTTCCAGTTTTTCACGCTCAATCGTGTTAGCATCCACATTGACGGACAAACCACCGCATTCGATCACTTTGTCTTTGGAATAGTGCAGCTCATAACGTCGCCTGAGCGCTTTGATCCGGGATAAGAGTTCGGGAAAGTGCAGCGGCTTTACGAGATAGTCGTCCGCGCCGATATCCAGTGCCTTGATCTTATCCTCGGCTTGGCCAAGTGCACTGAGCATCAAAACCGGTGTATCAATTTTTTTGTAACGAATGAACTGGGTAAGCTGTAATCCATCGATATCGGGCAACATTACATCCAAAATAAACAGATCCCAGGGATCAGCCTGGATCATGTCCCGGGCCTCGTAACCATCGCTTGCAACCTGCACATGGTTTCCTTCTTCCTGCAAACCTTTTTGCAAGAAGTGGCTAATCCTGACATCGTCTTCTACTATGAGTATTTTCATCGCTATTTTTTCAAAACCACGGGCATTCCCAACAAAAGAATGTCAGGAAAAAAGGTTTGGTTCTGATTCAAACGCGAAACGCCGCATTATAATAAGATTCTAATCCGGCGCGGACTACACGCTGCGAAAAAATAAATGGCTGCAAGTTGCTGGGATACGCGTTTCTGGAACAGTTTTTTAAAGCCGGGGCGCGAAATCGCAATACTACATATGCGATGTTAACTAACGTTCATTTATTATTTATCAATTCATCAAAACTACGTATGAAAAAGCGCGTACTTTTTTGTTTAATGGCGGCTCTTGGGTCCGCAGTCATTTCTTGTACAGACCACGAAGGGGTTGGTATGGTTGCCGAAGCCGACAGACAGTTCATGATCAAGGCTGCCGATGGGAATATGTTTGAAATCAAAGCCGGTGAAATGGCTTCAATGAAAGCAGTTGTCGATTCTGTGAGAGAATATGGTCATCATATGGTCATGGACCACGGTAAGGCCAGCGACGAATTGAAAGCGCTTGCTGCCAAAAAAATGGTGGATCTGCCAATGATGCTTTCAGAGGCAAAACAGAAAAAATTGGATAGCCTGGCTTCCCTGAACGGAATGGCTTTTGATTCCACTTACATGATGATGATGGTTGTTTCCCACGTAGAAACAATCGATCTCTTCAAAACAGAGATTATTTTAGGCCAGGATGAGGAGACAAAATCCTTCGCGAGCGGCAAGCTGCCCACGCTTCACCACCATCTTGAAAAAGCAGAAAAGCTTAAAGACTGGCTTTGGTAAAAATCAATGCTAATGTAAAGTCTTGACAGCCATTTGTTTGCAAAATAAAAAATTCACCATCATTGATGCTGTTATTTCCTGCCAGGGTTAACAGCATTAATGATGGTTATCAGAACTGCAAGGATTTTAATATTCCAGTTTAATGTCTTTGAATACAATGGACTTGTAGCCATCGAGTTCATATAGGACCCCTACACTTTTCTTCCCCGTCTGCACCAGATCCGAATAGGCAGTGTAATCCCTTTCGCCGTTTTTGCTTTTGTCTACCAGATATTGCTTCGTCCAGGTTTTCCCATCGTCAAAACTGATCCTTAACGTGAGATTGTCACGGTTTTTGGTGTCGGCTGCGTTGGAGAATGCGAGGATGTTTTGTTTTTTGTTTTTGCCAATCGTCAGAATGCTTCCTTCGCAAACGGGATCGGGCAGGTTATGGTCAAAATAGGTGGTATCCCATTTCACGCCGCCATCGCTGCTGATCGCCACAATGCGCGCACGCACATCGCCCTGCTGATTTCTTGCATTGAACATCACCCTTCCACCTGAAATTTCTGCCGCCGTAGCTTCATTCGAGCCTTCAAAAGAAATGGTTTCGCTGAGCTTGAATGTCTTGCCGTGATCATCGCTGTAAAAGCCATGCGCCTGATAATCTGCACTTTTTGGCTTTGGATCGCCCGCGGAATGGTTGGCGGCAATGTAAATCCTTCCCTTATATGGGCCTTCGGTAAGTTGCATGCCGTGACCGGGCGTGTTGGCGTAGCTTCTCCAGTTTTCACTGAAATTATAAGCCGCATTCAAATCCGGCATTTTGGGTTTGTGAACCTGCGTAGTAATATTCACAGGTTCGGTCCAGGTTGCGCCCGCGTCTGTGGAAGTTATATACCAGACTTCACGCAGTCCTTTGCCCTTGCGGACTTCGCCTTCGTGGTTATTGCCTGTATTAAAAAATAAAAACAGCCGCCCTTTCGGAAAAACCGGATCGCTCAGATCGAACACCGGGGCTGGATTTCCGGCTTGCAGCTTGTCATAACCCGCCACCACTTGTGATAGTGACCAGGTTTTGCCTTTGTCTTTGCTGCGTTTCATCACAATGTCGATGTCACCAAAATCGCCGCTTCCGGCCACGCGGCCTTCGGCAAATGCGAGCAAGTCACCATTCGGCGCACGTACAATGGCGGGAATCCTGAATGACTTGTAACCTTCTGCGCCCGACATGAAAACGGGCGTCTGCGCGTGAACGACAAGTTGACAAATCAATAATGCAATGAGGGTGAATTTTATGATATTCATTTCAAAAGTTCTGTTTTTCTGTTTCCAAAATGTTTGTCTCCGCTGTATTTCCGACAAGTTGCTGCATTAGCTGTGCACAATACCATTCCTGTCGCGGCAGGTGGAACGGGCCTTTGAACAAATTACCTTTGGCCGTCTGCGCTACGCTTCCGTCGCGGTGCAGGTAACCAAACCATTCGCCTTGCTCCTGGTCGTGGAAATGGGTGTAGGCCCAATCGTGCACCAAGGTGTGCCATTTCGCATATTTTTTATCCTGTGTAAGCGTATAAGCCAGCAGCGTGGCGATAATTACTTCATTATGAGGCCACCAGAACTTCATATCCTGCCAGTATTCCTGCACCGGCCTGCCATACACATCCCTGAAATAATAGATGCCTCCAAACTCCTTATCCCATCCCCGCTCCCACATATAATCGAGCATTTTACAGCCCAGCGCGATCAGACGCGGATCATTATTGCGGTGTTTGGCTTCGTGTAAAATAAACCATGCTCCTTCGATCGCGTGCCCCGGATTGAGCGTGCGGCCATCGATATGGTCGATAATGCTGCCATCCGGCGCCACTTGCTCCATCACACATTGAATGTCGTCTTTGACAAAATCCCTTTCTATTTCTTCAATAAACTGGTCGATCAAGGCATCACAACGCGGATCGCCAATGGTTTCGCGGAGTTGCTGGGCGGTGTTCATAAGGATCATCGGCACACCGATTCCCTTGGCCGGGCGCGTGGATGTGAACTTCGGTTCGAGCAGTCCCGGAGTGGTCGCATATTCAATGCATTTGCCAAAGAGACTGCGCGCTTTTTCAGCCGCTTCCTGGTCGCCGCTGGCTTTTGCGTAGGCTGCATGGGCGATGACGGCGAATGTTTCGGAGAAGAAATAGCGGCGTTTGCGGATGGGCTCACCGTTGCGCGCCATGTGGAAAAACATGCGCCCGTCGGTGTCAAAACAATGTTTATTTAAAAACTCAATGCCCGATTTAGCACCTTCCAGCCATTCCTGCCTCGGCTCCACGGTGTTATATAGAGTCGCCAGCAGCCATGCCGTGCGGCCCTGGATCCAGACGGCCTTGTCGTCGTCGATCAATGTTCCGTCGTGATCACGCATTAAGAGATATCCGCCAAACTCCTCATCCAGCGACCTCGGGAACCAGAACGGCAACGTGTCGTTCAGCAGCTGATTTTTGTAAAAATCCCCCAGGTTTTCCAGTTCTGATTTTGTGTAATGCATTGCTTTTTATTTTACTGCTATTGAAAAAGTCGAAGCAGGCAAACCCGCCTCATTATAAAGATTTGCACGTGTAAATGGCTGATAGGCGTATAAAACAGTCCTGATCCGCTCGCCAGCAGGAACATGAATGATCACTTCGTCACCTTCAATTCTGGCATTGGCCACGAGTCGTTTGCCGCTCTCGGTTACCAATTCAAAGCCGGTCAGCGGCGCATTGTTTTTG of Dyadobacter chenhuakuii contains these proteins:
- a CDS encoding TolC family protein gives rise to the protein MKAHIALVILLFITIIFPKASYAAEDTLRVSQKQAEALFLNNNLDLVAQKLSIQQAEAQIIQAKLWPNPEFSLDEVNLWATQNQLSSGETIPPLIGNFGKNREFTAELSQLIETGGKRRKRIALETVSRDISIEYFSELLRELRTQLRKNFYELSFQQSYLSVLNGQLSALDQLLASFERQYAQGNLGKQELFRLKALRLELNQQMLESQREVHAAQKDLGILLNIPASKYLVAGEDPNPTFDSLNKLSLEQLITTALSNRPDGKISILEQKWSEKKYDYEYARRKPDLTLGLNYDRGGNFLLNFFGFGLKVDVPVFNRNQGAILDSKIGIDKARIAAGQKNKMIEAEVTGTFRDLQKSLQAFRSLESSYDADLDQVFRTYTQYFLKRQINMVEYLDFFDAYIANKRTILVTRKQLLDKREELSFMTASDID
- a CDS encoding sensor histidine kinase, producing MKIQHKLTLNSSLVFGLVFTVASALIYISFKKSAENIFFAELARTANLTASFYLEEDELSTREYQRIEEKFLNASANQEIRLYDKTGKIHYGKADPDTNITIKILKTIRSNSRYNFKVGDAFYYAIYYRDNQGSFSIIIKAHNPTLQAQEWELINILGIALVIGLVVIVAVSYTLSRLAYEPVRHIIGQVKTIDMTGKRHQLTYPDTKDELEDLFKEFNSMLEKVYQSVQIQKNFISHASHELKSPLASIVGNLEVLLHKDRKIMEYKDVNQQVLKDAERLEKILQNLLVLAGLEQSGPMKNSRERMDEILWEVLDQLAKEYPSTRINLQWNLSEDKQELLLFNCVHTQLYIALYNLIENAAKFSDGKPVEITVSERKAKLHLQIRDRGIGISKEDLLHIAEPFFRGQNVSKTSGSGLGMAISKKILDIHHIDMDIRSEREEGTVISLLF
- a CDS encoding response regulator transcription factor, giving the protein MKILIVEDDVRISHFLQKGLQEEGNHVQVASDGYEARDMIQADPWDLFILDVMLPDIDGLQLTQFIRYKKIDTPVLMLSALGQAEDKIKALDIGADDYLVKPLHFPELLSRIKALRRRYELHYSKDKVIECGGLSVNVDANTIEREKLEIVLSAKEFKLLVFLLENKNRIVTRTQILNVCWNTNTDTFTNVVDVYISYLRTKIDNPFPEKLIKTVKGRGYMISCH
- a CDS encoding DUF4142 domain-containing protein, translated to MKKRVLFCLMAALGSAVISCTDHEGVGMVAEADRQFMIKAADGNMFEIKAGEMASMKAVVDSVREYGHHMVMDHGKASDELKALAAKKMVDLPMMLSEAKQKKLDSLASLNGMAFDSTYMMMMVVSHVETIDLFKTEIILGQDEETKSFASGKLPTLHHHLEKAEKLKDWLW
- a CDS encoding sialidase family protein; amino-acid sequence: MNIIKFTLIALLICQLVVHAQTPVFMSGAEGYKSFRIPAIVRAPNGDLLAFAEGRVAGSGDFGDIDIVMKRSKDKGKTWSLSQVVAGYDKLQAGNPAPVFDLSDPVFPKGRLFLFFNTGNNHEGEVRKGKGLREVWYITSTDAGATWTEPVNITTQVHKPKMPDLNAAYNFSENWRSYANTPGHGMQLTEGPYKGRIYIAANHSAGDPKPKSADYQAHGFYSDDHGKTFKLSETISFEGSNEATAAEISGGRVMFNARNQQGDVRARIVAISSDGGVKWDTTYFDHNLPDPVCEGSILTIGKNKKQNILAFSNAADTKNRDNLTLRISFDDGKTWTKQYLVDKSKNGERDYTAYSDLVQTGKKSVGVLYELDGYKSIVFKDIKLEY
- a CDS encoding AGE family epimerase/isomerase, whose protein sequence is MHYTKSELENLGDFYKNQLLNDTLPFWFPRSLDEEFGGYLLMRDHDGTLIDDDKAVWIQGRTAWLLATLYNTVEPRQEWLEGAKSGIEFLNKHCFDTDGRMFFHMARNGEPIRKRRYFFSETFAVIAHAAYAKASGDQEAAEKARSLFGKCIEYATTPGLLEPKFTSTRPAKGIGVPMILMNTAQQLRETIGDPRCDALIDQFIEEIERDFVKDDIQCVMEQVAPDGSIIDHIDGRTLNPGHAIEGAWFILHEAKHRNNDPRLIALGCKMLDYMWERGWDKEFGGIYYFRDVYGRPVQEYWQDMKFWWPHNEVIIATLLAYTLTQDKKYAKWHTLVHDWAYTHFHDQEQGEWFGYLHRDGSVAQTAKGNLFKGPFHLPRQEWYCAQLMQQLVGNTAETNILETEKQNF